Sequence from the Nitrososphaerota archaeon genome:
AGATGAAATGAAATTTAGGTATAGAGTTTTTCATGAGAATGAGAAAAAAAAATATCACTCTACTTCATAAAGTATATATATTTACTCTACAAACTCTCTCTGATAAATACTAAGTAGTTCAAACATTTTTTCAGCTAATTCTCGTATCTCTCTCTGAGCTGTTCTATCGAGTCTATGTTTGAAGAAATTATCAAGACACTCTCTGCAACCCATTAACCATATTTCTGTGTATGTAGAGACTGGAATGACTACTCTACTTCTCTCACTTGGTATATTGTTCTCTCTCAGATAATTATACAGATCTACACTCTCTTTATAAAAATTCTCTACTCTCTCGTATAATTCTAAATTAGTATCTCTATCTACAGGATTATAAAATTCAAACTCTCTTTTCTTATCAGTAACATACCTTCTACTTAGTTCTAAGAAACTGAAGCATCTATGTCTCATCAGTTGTCTTGCAACAAATATTGGAATCTTCACTCTAAAAGTTGCAAGGCAATGTTTATGAGAATCTCGTACATTTTCATCATATATAATATTTAGTATCTCTCTATTATGTCTAAAACTATCTTCTATCTTCGATTTGATACAATTTTTAGTATCTTCGTTATATATTGGAGCTCTTATAAATTCTAGTACAGATAAGTGGCCAAGATTCTCTATCTTCTTACCAAGATCATATGGATTTTTAGCGTACTCATTACCATAAGATAGAGTTGCGATGTTTCCAATAGTTTCGTAGATAGTTCTTTCATTCATTATACTATCAGATAGATCGAAAAGTTTGATATAACCTTTATCTAGATACTCCATAGATGCGATTTCTTTCATCTTCTACTACACCACCTTCTATACTATGAAATTAGTAGATTTGATGTATTAATAATCCTCTTCATCTTCACAGAATTCATCTTCATAATCCTCTTCATAACAATAATCATCACCATATTCTTTATCTTCATATTCCCAATGGATTGATACGAAGGATAACACACTTTCTTCATCTATTTGATTTTTCAAATTATACAATTCGTGTACAAAATTATCCATATCATCTGATGTTAAACCATAATCATCTACACCAATAATCAACGTAAGATCAGATAATTCTATATCACCATCATCATATAGATCAAAAGTAATATTATAATTATCTGTCTTTTAGAATACTCTACGATAGATACACTATTTTCTCTTAAAAGATCTAAAATTTTAGAAACTTGATTTTCCATGTTTCATACCTCCTTTTCTCTTAGAAATGAAAATACATCTTTTTTCTGACTCAAAATATTATATACAATGAAATCAATATCATTTTGTAATAAATTGTATATAGTAACCTTTTGTTTTTGTCCTGCACGATATACTCTAGAGATAGATTGTTCATAGTCTCTGAAAGATAGAGGTAGTGTTAGGAACACTATATTTCTATATTTCTGTAGATTAGCTCCTTCTTTAATAGCATAAGTTGCTATCACTGGTTTATCTGCT
This genomic interval carries:
- the thyX gene encoding FAD-dependent thymidylate synthase, with the translated sequence MKEIASMEYLDKGYIKLFDLSDSIMNERTIYETIGNIATLSYGNEYAKNPYDLGKKIENLGHLSVLEFIRAPIYNEDTKNCIKSKIEDSFRHNREILNIIYDENVRDSHKHCLATFRVKIPIFVARQLMRHRCFSFLELSRRYVTDKKREFEFYNPVDRDTNLELYERVENFYKESVDLYNYLRENNIPSERSRVVIPVSTYTEIWLMGCRECLDNFFKHRLDRTAQREIRELAEKMFELLSIYQREFVE